One genomic segment of Desmodus rotundus isolate HL8 chromosome 5, HLdesRot8A.1, whole genome shotgun sequence includes these proteins:
- the LOC123478992 gene encoding uncharacterized protein: protein MNHMSQLLPTSAFGDRDGSPQPPVPWCIMTHSRVPEPYQGGDLRRRQERPESRLRLLPDSPTSCPGVHPRCSVAPAVCLWPLLSPISCQLLLVSVGSTSAERKPPLRQRGSLTQNPENGPICHLLLGPASKLPRTW from the exons ATGAACCACATGA GCCAGCTTCTTCCAACGTCGGCCTTTGGCGACCGGGATGGCAGCCCCCAGCCACCGGTTCCTTGGTGCATCATGACCCACAGCCGCGTCCCTGAGCCTTATCAGGGTGGGGACCTCCGGAGGCGCCAGGAGCGGCCCGAGAGCAGGCTGCGGCTGCTGCCTGACAGCCCCACTTCCTGCCCCGGAGTCCATCCGCGCTGCTCTGTGGCTCCTGCAGTTTGTCTGTGGCCACTGCTCTCGCCCATTTCCTGCCAGCTGCTACTGGTCTCCGTCGGCTCCACCA GTGCAGAGCGAAAGCCCCCACTGCGGCAGCGGGGTTCCCTCACCCAGAACCCCGAGAACGGGCCCATTTGCCATCTTCTGCTGGGACCTGCCTCGAAATTGCCCAGAACGTGGTGA